AGTCCGCCGACTTTATAGGTATCGACGGCATCCTTCAGCAGTATCTGGTTGCGCTTGGTATCTACCGGAGCAATCGTATATATAAACAACTGACCGACTTTCTCTTTAAGCGTCAGCTTATTCATAATGGAGTCTACCCATTGTTGACAACGGACATCTTGTTTAGCTTTATAAAGTAGTAAAGGTTCTACGGGAGTATCTATTGCTTCTCCCCTGGCCTTGACAGGAAGAAATAGCAGGATAGCCAGTATATATGTTAGTAATCTCATTTTTTATTCAAGGTCAAATCTAGTCGTCCAACATAAATTCCATTCTTTCCGGTGTGCATAACGGGGACATTTTTCCCGTCTATGTTCAGATAATTCTTGGGGCTTTCCATAAAGGTATGAGAATGCCCACCCAGAATAACATCGATATTACGGGTGTTGGCTACCAGCTTCTCATCCATCTGAATACCCAGATGTGACAGGCATACAATGACATCGCATCCTTCTTCTTTCAGTTGTGCGGCAATGTCATTGGATACGGCGATCGGGTCTTTATAGATTACCCCTTCGCATTTATTGGCCTGTATCAGTCCTTCCGGCTTCGCTCCCAACCCGAAAACTCCGATCTTCAAACCGAAACGATCCAGAATGACATAAGGTTTTACGATATCTTTGAGTACTGTGGCATCAAGATCATAGTTGGCACATACTACCGGAAACTTGGCTAATTTAAATAGACGAGCCATGTTGTCCAAACCGAAATCGAACTCGTGGTTACCGATTGTCATTGCATCGTATCCCATTTCATTCATCAGGGTGACTTCTACCTCACCTTTAAACATATTATAATAAGGAGTGCCTTGCGAGATATCGCCGCAATCGAACAGCAGTACATCCGGATTTTCTTTGCGGAACTGCTGCAGGAAACTTGCCCGACGGACAAATCCACCCTGACCGTAGTTCCGGTCGCCTTCCTGAGTCATAGGTTCAATCCGGCTGTGTACATCACTGGTTTGCAGTATGATTAGTTTTTTTGTTTCCTGGGCAGTTGCCAATGCAGGTAGTAAAAGGAGGAAAAGCATCAGCCACTTTCCGGTTCTTCCTTTGAATATATTCAAGACGGAAGTTATATGATTATGAGTTGTCATAGGATACTGAGATTTCATTGTAAACCTTGGTTATTTATTCTCTTTTCATTTTTTTATTTCCGGTCGGATGCCGGAACAACGGTGATACGTCCATCCAGTTTAGAGGTAATCTTCTTGCCTGCAGCTGTCTGTTGCCTTACGTAGTCGAGGAACAGTCCGCGCAATGTCAATCCATCCGGACATTCACGCTTATCCGCATTGATAAAGGGAGTGAGTCCGTCGTTTCCGTCCGCCAGATAGTCAATGGTAGCTACGGTATAGTCTTTGTCATCTTCGATCTCTTTTTCCTGTACGGTTGCTTTCAGAAGTTTTCCGTCTTTTGTTATTTCCAGATGTGCTCCGCTCAGTCCTTCACCGTGCAAAGAAGCTATGACTTCCATCAGTCTTTTTATTTCCGTACCTTTCATCGTCAGTACGCAGAGAGAATTTTCAAAAGGAAGTATTTCGAAAACAGCATCGACTGTGATATTACCCTGTGGAAGTATGTTGCGCAAACCGCCCATATTCATGATTCCAATATCGGCAGGATGCTTCAGTACACGCTCTGCAGAGAGTCGTAGCACTTCGGCGACCAGGTTGGAAAGCAAGCTCTCAGGACGTCCTTTGTCCATCGTCATCTCGCTGACGCCAATCACCTCATACATCATCTTATCTATTTTTTCTTTGTAGGGTTTAAGCAGGGCGGCAGCCTTTTCGTCGGGATGAGCATCCCAGGTTGAATCCATACAAATCCGGGTTCCTTCTATCTGGGCAACTTCATAATTTGCCTGAACTTCACGGGTAGATTGGCAGGAAGTGAATAGGATTAGTCCTGTCAGAATAGCTCCCGAAGTATACTTTACGTAATTTCGTTTCATCTTCTTTCTTTTGTTTATGCTACAAATGTACATTTTATATTTTAAAGTCATGCGGAAGAAGAAGAAACTTATAGCAAGTTTAGTCCTATTTCAAGGGGAATTAGCTGCAAAATGCACTTAAAAATGTTAATTGAAAGTATTCTGAGGCAGGGTTGATTTAATTAAAAAAAGGACGTTCCCAGGGAAAAAGGGGAAATTAGGAACGTCCTTTGAATAGAGTTAGCGAAAAGTCCGGTCTTTCACAAGTACAGACCTTTCCTCTCTTCACTAAAATAAACTAAGGACTATAGTGGGGAAATCCTTAGTGGGGAAAAACGACTATCAGCTTCTTCACAGGAGCGCATAATCGCAAAGTAGTCGCATTCGGTACTTACTGTATCAATGATATTTCTACACCATTAGAAATTCTTTTGTACCGATGAAGCAACATATTTTTTAGAATATCTTCTTATAATATCTTGTTAATAACTTTGTTTATTCGGCGATACAGATACTCACACGATTTTCTTCTGGTGCTTTATATGGCTGAACAGTGTCTCCTTTGGAATCAACCATAATTCTGTCAGTGGTTATTCCTTTTGCCTTCAAAGCATCCGCAACATTGCCTGCGCGTTTTTCAGACAACGACTTGTTGATTTTAGGATTGCCTGTATTTACATCGGCATAGCCTGTCACTTTAACCTTTGCAGCCGGATTGTTTTGCAGATATTCTACCAACATATCTATTTTTGACTTTTGATCGTCTTGTATCT
This sequence is a window from Bacteroides thetaiotaomicron VPI-5482. Protein-coding genes within it:
- a CDS encoding bifunctional metallophosphatase/5'-nucleotidase is translated as MLFLLLLPALATAQETKKLIILQTSDVHSRIEPMTQEGDRNYGQGGFVRRASFLQQFRKENPDVLLFDCGDISQGTPYYNMFKGEVEVTLMNEMGYDAMTIGNHEFDFGLDNMARLFKLAKFPVVCANYDLDATVLKDIVKPYVILDRFGLKIGVFGLGAKPEGLIQANKCEGVIYKDPIAVSNDIAAQLKEEGCDVIVCLSHLGIQMDEKLVANTRNIDVILGGHSHTFMESPKNYLNIDGKNVPVMHTGKNGIYVGRLDLTLNKK
- a CDS encoding 5'-nucleotidase C-terminal domain-containing protein: MKRNYVKYTSGAILTGLILFTSCQSTREVQANYEVAQIEGTRICMDSTWDAHPDEKAAALLKPYKEKIDKMMYEVIGVSEMTMDKGRPESLLSNLVAEVLRLSAERVLKHPADIGIMNMGGLRNILPQGNITVDAVFEILPFENSLCVLTMKGTEIKRLMEVIASLHGEGLSGAHLEITKDGKLLKATVQEKEIEDDKDYTVATIDYLADGNDGLTPFINADKRECPDGLTLRGLFLDYVRQQTAAGKKITSKLDGRITVVPASDRK